A single window of Jeotgalibacillus haloalkalitolerans DNA harbors:
- a CDS encoding YggT family protein: MQSVLITIIQLLQQLMVFYSYALIIYILLSWFPNARESSFGQILGRICEPYLEPFRRIIPPLGMIDISPLVAIISLNLAVSGLTQIIRLLY, translated from the coding sequence ATGCAAAGTGTTTTAATAACGATTATCCAGCTGTTACAGCAGCTGATGGTCTTTTACAGCTATGCACTAATTATTTACATTTTACTTTCGTGGTTTCCAAACGCCAGAGAAAGCAGCTTTGGCCAGATCCTGGGGAGAATCTGTGAACCTTACCTGGAGCCGTTCCGCAGAATTATTCCACCGCTTGGCATGATTGATATCTCGCCGCTGGTTGCAATTATATCATTGAACTTAGCTGTGTCAGGCCTGACTCAAATAATTCGATTACTTTATTAA
- a CDS encoding RNA-binding protein: MSVYQHFRDEEKGFIDQVLDWKQDVELKYAPRLTAFLDPRQQHIMQSIIGSAADIKVAFEGGAEDSERKRALLYPDYLEPVKDDFELALLDVGFPSKFVQLTHGDILGSLMGLGIKREALGDILTSRDRIQLISTKEMKDFLIMNLVQAGKAKVQVTEEKWESIIEPENKWTEKNVLVSSMRLDTVLAGAVNISRQKAQLLIQGGKVKVNFRQEEKTSFELDQGDMISVRGYGRMRVGEQSGITKKDKIRLNFYFLQS, from the coding sequence ATGTCAGTTTATCAGCATTTTCGTGATGAAGAAAAAGGCTTTATCGATCAGGTCCTGGACTGGAAGCAGGATGTGGAATTAAAATATGCACCAAGACTTACCGCTTTTCTCGACCCGCGTCAGCAGCATATTATGCAGTCAATTATCGGTTCAGCCGCGGATATTAAAGTTGCTTTTGAAGGTGGCGCAGAAGATAGTGAACGAAAAAGAGCGCTGCTTTACCCGGATTATTTAGAGCCTGTCAAAGATGACTTTGAGCTGGCACTGCTCGATGTGGGATTTCCATCTAAATTTGTTCAGCTCACACACGGTGATATATTAGGCTCGCTGATGGGGCTTGGAATAAAAAGAGAAGCACTGGGGGACATTCTGACTTCCAGGGATCGGATTCAGCTGATTTCAACAAAAGAAATGAAGGATTTTCTGATCATGAATCTGGTGCAGGCTGGGAAAGCAAAAGTGCAGGTAACAGAAGAAAAATGGGAGAGCATCATCGAGCCTGAAAATAAATGGACAGAAAAAAATGTACTTGTCTCGTCAATGAGGCTTGATACAGTGCTGGCCGGGGCAGTAAATATTTCAAGACAAAAAGCACAGCTTTTGATTCAGGGTGGAAAAGTAAAGGTGAACTTCAGGCAGGAAGAGAAAACTTCATTTGAACTGGATCAGGGAGATATGATTTCTGTCAGAGGCTACGGGAGAATGCGTGTAGGTGAGCAAAGCGGGATAACAAAGAAAGATAAGATCCGACTTAATTTTTATTTTCTGCAATCTTAA
- a CDS encoding DivIVA domain-containing protein: MPLSPLDIHNKDFSRGFRGYDEDEVNEFLDHVMRDYELVLREKKELEEKLNNHTERLGHFTTIEETLNKSIVVAQEAAEEVKRNATKEAKLIVKEAEKNADRIVNESLTKARKIALEIEDLKKQSKVFRTRFKMLIEAQLDLISHDDWDELMEYDLDTEELKSLSPEHE, encoded by the coding sequence ATGCCATTATCGCCACTCGATATACATAATAAAGATTTCAGCCGGGGGTTCAGAGGCTACGATGAAGATGAAGTAAATGAATTCCTCGATCACGTCATGAGAGATTATGAGCTTGTGTTACGTGAAAAGAAAGAGCTTGAGGAAAAGCTGAACAATCATACTGAAAGACTTGGTCATTTCACAACAATTGAAGAAACACTCAATAAATCAATCGTTGTCGCTCAGGAAGCAGCTGAAGAAGTGAAACGAAATGCAACAAAAGAAGCAAAACTGATTGTAAAAGAAGCAGAAAAAAATGCTGATCGCATCGTAAACGAATCATTAACTAAAGCGCGTAAAATTGCGCTCGAGATTGAAGATCTGAAGAAGCAGTCAAAAGTTTTCCGTACGCGCTTTAAAATGCTGATCGAAGCACAGCTGGATTTAATCAGCCATGATGACTGGGACGAGCTGATGGAATATGATCTTGATACAGAAGAGCTGAAAAGCCTGTCACCGGAACACGAATAA
- the ileS gene encoding isoleucine--tRNA ligase: MEYKNTLLMPKTAFPMRGNLPNREPEMQEKWAEMDIYKKVQERTAGRPLFVLHDGPPYANGDLHMGHALNKVLKDFIVRYKSMSGFQAPYVPGWDTHGLPIEQALTNKGVKRKEMTVAEFREKCAEYALQQIDNQRTQFKRIGVRGDWDNPYITLNPEYEAEQIRVFGEMAKKGYIYKGKKPVYWSPSSESALAEAEIEYQDKRSASIYVSFDVKDGKGKLDENTSFVIWTTTPWTIPANLAIALHPELEYVVADTGSKKFVVAKELLETVQETMGWEKAEVAATFKGSELEHVTAGHPLYDRESLVVLGEHVTTDAGTGCVHTAPGHGEDDFIVGKQYGLDVLCPVDDRGVFTDEAPGFEGLFYDKANKPITEKLEEAGALLKLEFFTHSYPHDWRTKKPIIFRATAQWFASIDKFREELMQAVKDTKWIPGWGETRLFNMVRDRGDWCISRQRAWGVPIPVFYAENGEAIITEETIDHVSSLFAEHGSNIWFERDANDLLPEGFTHEGSPNGRFTKETDIMDVWFDSGSSHQSVLKVRDELQRPADLYLEGSDQYRGWFNSSLTTGVAVTGKAPYKGVLSHGFALDGNGRKMSKSLGNVVLPSKVMNQLGADILRLWVASVDYQADVRVSDPILKQVAEVYRKMRNTLRFLLANLADFDPSKDAVSFEDLREVDQFMMVRLNQVVKSVTNAYENYEFASIYHTINNFCTTDLSSFYLDFAKDILYIEAENHQDRRAMQTVMYESLVSLVKLLSPILSHTADEVWAFIPGVEEESVQLTDMPEAASYDNETALLDKWNAFLDVRDDVLKALEEARSTKLIGKSLAAKVTLYADEKTHELLSSVKEDLKQLFIVSDFELAASSDNVPEQAIKFDGHTVAVEKAEGETCDRCWTVTTDVGKDSDHPTLCTRCATVVKENYADVAAE, from the coding sequence ATGGAATACAAAAATACCTTATTGATGCCGAAAACTGCATTCCCGATGCGTGGCAACCTGCCAAATCGTGAACCTGAAATGCAGGAAAAATGGGCAGAAATGGATATCTATAAAAAAGTACAGGAAAGAACAGCCGGACGTCCGCTTTTCGTCCTGCATGATGGACCACCATATGCAAACGGAGACCTCCACATGGGTCATGCACTGAACAAAGTATTAAAAGACTTTATCGTGCGCTATAAATCAATGAGCGGATTCCAGGCTCCGTACGTACCAGGCTGGGATACACATGGTCTGCCAATTGAACAGGCACTGACAAATAAGGGTGTAAAGCGTAAAGAGATGACAGTTGCAGAATTCCGTGAAAAGTGTGCTGAGTATGCACTTCAGCAGATTGATAATCAGCGCACGCAGTTCAAGCGTATCGGTGTCCGGGGTGACTGGGATAACCCTTACATCACACTGAACCCTGAATACGAAGCTGAACAGATCCGTGTATTCGGTGAAATGGCGAAAAAAGGCTATATCTATAAAGGGAAAAAGCCTGTTTACTGGTCTCCTTCAAGTGAATCTGCATTAGCAGAAGCTGAAATTGAGTATCAGGATAAGCGCTCAGCATCTATTTATGTATCTTTTGATGTGAAAGACGGTAAGGGTAAGCTGGATGAGAATACTTCGTTTGTGATCTGGACAACAACGCCGTGGACAATTCCTGCAAACCTGGCAATCGCACTTCATCCTGAACTGGAATATGTAGTTGCAGATACAGGTAGCAAAAAATTTGTTGTCGCAAAAGAACTGCTTGAAACAGTACAGGAAACAATGGGCTGGGAAAAAGCTGAAGTGGCTGCGACTTTTAAAGGGTCAGAGCTTGAGCACGTAACAGCCGGCCACCCTTTATATGATCGTGAATCACTAGTTGTACTTGGTGAGCACGTAACGACTGATGCAGGTACCGGCTGTGTTCATACAGCACCTGGACATGGTGAAGATGACTTTATCGTTGGTAAACAGTACGGACTTGACGTGCTTTGCCCGGTTGATGACCGCGGTGTGTTTACAGATGAAGCGCCTGGATTTGAAGGATTGTTCTATGATAAGGCAAACAAGCCGATCACTGAAAAGCTTGAAGAAGCAGGTGCACTATTAAAGCTTGAATTCTTCACGCACAGTTATCCGCATGACTGGAGAACGAAGAAGCCGATTATCTTCCGTGCAACTGCACAGTGGTTTGCTTCAATCGATAAGTTCAGAGAAGAGCTGATGCAGGCAGTTAAAGATACAAAGTGGATTCCTGGCTGGGGTGAAACAAGACTCTTTAACATGGTCCGTGACCGCGGAGACTGGTGTATTTCAAGACAGCGTGCATGGGGTGTGCCGATTCCGGTTTTCTATGCAGAGAATGGAGAAGCGATCATTACTGAAGAAACAATCGATCATGTATCCAGCCTGTTCGCTGAGCACGGTTCAAATATCTGGTTTGAGCGCGACGCAAATGATTTACTTCCTGAAGGGTTTACACATGAAGGAAGCCCGAACGGACGCTTCACAAAAGAAACGGATATTATGGATGTATGGTTCGACAGCGGTTCATCGCATCAATCTGTACTTAAGGTCCGCGATGAGCTTCAGCGCCCTGCTGATCTTTATCTTGAAGGAAGTGACCAGTACAGAGGATGGTTTAACTCTTCACTGACAACGGGTGTAGCTGTTACTGGCAAGGCACCTTATAAAGGTGTGTTAAGCCATGGATTTGCTCTTGATGGTAATGGCCGTAAGATGAGTAAATCTCTTGGTAACGTTGTCCTGCCATCCAAGGTTATGAATCAGCTTGGAGCGGATATTCTGAGACTGTGGGTTGCTTCTGTTGACTATCAGGCAGATGTTCGTGTATCTGATCCGATCTTAAAGCAGGTTGCTGAAGTTTACCGTAAAATGCGTAATACACTGCGCTTCCTTCTGGCAAACCTTGCTGATTTTGATCCGTCAAAAGATGCAGTATCATTTGAAGATTTGAGAGAAGTCGACCAGTTTATGATGGTGAGACTGAATCAGGTCGTGAAATCAGTTACAAATGCATATGAAAACTATGAGTTTGCATCAATCTATCATACGATCAACAATTTCTGTACAACTGACCTGAGTTCATTCTACCTTGACTTTGCAAAAGACATTCTGTATATCGAGGCTGAAAATCATCAGGATCGCCGCGCAATGCAGACGGTGATGTATGAGTCACTTGTATCACTGGTTAAGCTGTTATCCCCAATTCTTTCTCATACAGCTGACGAAGTATGGGCGTTCATTCCTGGTGTTGAAGAAGAAAGTGTTCAGCTGACAGATATGCCTGAGGCAGCATCTTATGATAATGAGACAGCGCTGCTTGATAAGTGGAATGCGTTCCTTGATGTAAGAGATGATGTGTTGAAAGCACTTGAGGAAGCAAGAAGCACGAAGCTGATTGGTAAATCTCTTGCAGCGAAGGTAACGCTTTATGCGGATGAAAAGACGCATGAATTACTTTCTTCTGTAAAAGAGGATCTCAAGCAGCTGTTCATCGTTTCTGACTTTGAGCTTGCAGCTTCATCTGACAATGTTCCGGAACAGG